The proteins below are encoded in one region of Lactuca sativa cultivar Salinas chromosome 3, Lsat_Salinas_v11, whole genome shotgun sequence:
- the LOC111877716 gene encoding mitochondrial import receptor subunit TOM20 translates to MESQNDFDRLLFFEHARRSAEVTYAKNPLDTENLTRWGGSLLELSTFQSVQESKVMIKDAISKLDEALSIDPRKHDALWYMGNAQTSYAFLTPDKDEAKSYFDSAYTYFQKAVDEDPGNELYLKSFEVATKAPELHSELHSQSLSQQAMALGSGGGPSSSSSVRGPNAQKSNDLKYDIFGWVILAVTIVAWVGFAKANVPPPPPR, encoded by the exons ATGGAATCGCAAAACGACTTCGATCGGCTTCTCTTTTTTGAGCATGCTCGCCGGAGTGCCGAAGTTACTTATGCAAAAAATCCTCTCGATACAGAG AATCTAACCAGATGGGGAGGGTCGTTGCTTGAATTGTCGACCTTCCAGAGTGTTCAGGAATCAAAAGTCATGATTAAAG ATGCTATATCTAAATTGGATGAAGCATTATCGATTGATCCAAGGAAACATGATGCGTTGTGGTATATGGGCAATGCACAAACTTCTTATGCTTTTCTTACTCCTGATAAAGATGAAGCGAAAAGCTATTTTGATTCAGCTTACACTTACTTTCAGAAGGCTGTTGATGAG GATCCAGGGAATGAACTTTACCTCAAATCATTTGAAGTAGCTACAAAG GCTCCTGAATTACACTCAGAGCTTCATAGTCAAAGTCTTAGTCAACAAGCCATGGCATTAGGGTCTGGAGGAGGCCCTTCAAGTTCTTCAAGTGTTAGG GGTCCGAATGCACAAAAAAGCAATGATTTGAAATATGATATATTTGGATGGGTTATTCTTGCGGTTACTATTGTGGCTTGGGTTGGATTTGCTAAAGCAAAtgtacctccaccacctcctcgaTGA